The following coding sequences are from one Planctomycetota bacterium window:
- a CDS encoding biopolymer transporter Tol: protein MNHSDNLPIRAGGPVRPALLLVLLLAAGGIRAGGPAASAAEPSPLEARYLSPPVRITAGLTKAGEGYFSPDMRSICYQGVPEGYPFYQIYVQPFSAAQTRPTQPVRVSTGRGRTTCSWFYPGGERLLFASSHLDPAIDDTEAAARCQAEEDARTGRRRRYQWDFDPASEIFGTARDGGPLERLTDSPGYDAECSLSPDGRTIVFVSDRDGDPDIYLMDADGGNVRQLTDQPGYDGGPFFSPDGTWICYRTDRLEKDMLQIHVMRADGSDDVALTAGNAVHWAPYWHPRKPWLIWTGADHSDPTARPNYDLWIARYEAGPTGPLRAGPPLRLTDHPGADVLPVFSPDGTLLMWTASRDEAPAGRASASQLWVSRHDEAAIERDLPPVATAGVVR, encoded by the coding sequence ATGAACCATTCCGACAATCTCCCGATCCGCGCCGGTGGTCCCGTGCGGCCGGCTCTCCTCCTCGTCCTTCTCCTTGCGGCCGGCGGGATCCGCGCCGGCGGCCCGGCGGCGTCCGCTGCCGAGCCGTCGCCGCTCGAGGCCCGCTACCTGTCTCCACCCGTCCGTATCACGGCCGGGCTGACGAAGGCGGGCGAGGGGTATTTTTCCCCCGACATGCGCTCGATCTGCTACCAGGGCGTGCCGGAAGGCTACCCCTTCTACCAGATCTACGTGCAGCCCTTCTCCGCGGCACAAACGCGGCCGACGCAGCCGGTGCGCGTCAGCACCGGGCGGGGCAGGACGACCTGCAGCTGGTTCTACCCCGGTGGCGAACGCCTCCTGTTCGCCTCCAGCCACCTCGATCCGGCGATCGACGACACCGAAGCCGCCGCCCGGTGCCAGGCCGAAGAGGACGCGCGGACCGGCCGGCGCCGCCGCTACCAGTGGGACTTCGATCCCGCCTCGGAGATCTTCGGCACGGCCCGTGACGGCGGCCCACTCGAGCGCCTCACCGACTCGCCAGGGTACGACGCCGAATGCTCGCTGTCGCCCGACGGCCGGACGATCGTGTTCGTGAGCGACCGCGACGGCGATCCCGACATCTACCTGATGGATGCCGACGGCGGCAACGTCCGGCAGCTCACCGACCAGCCGGGCTACGACGGCGGACCGTTCTTCTCCCCCGACGGCACGTGGATCTGCTACCGCACCGACCGCCTCGAGAAGGACATGCTCCAGATCCACGTGATGCGCGCCGACGGCAGTGACGACGTCGCGCTGACGGCCGGCAACGCCGTCCACTGGGCCCCCTACTGGCATCCCCGGAAGCCGTGGCTGATCTGGACCGGCGCCGACCACTCCGATCCGACGGCCCGGCCGAACTACGACCTGTGGATCGCCCGCTACGAGGCCGGGCCAACCGGGCCACTGCGCGCCGGACCGCCGCTGCGGCTCACCGACCACCCCGGCGCCGACGTGCTGCCGGTGTTCTCCCCGGACGGCACGCTCCTGATGTGGACCGCCAGCCGCGACGAGGCTCCGGCCGGGCGCGCCAGTGCCAGCCAACTGTGGGTGTCGCGTCACGACGAGGCGGCGATCGAACGCGACCTGCCCCCCGTGGCGACGGCGGGGGTCGTCCGATGA
- a CDS encoding cob(I)yrinic acid a,c-diamide adenosyltransferase yields the protein MKIYTKTGDAGETGLFGGPRVRKDHARIEAFGTVDELNSHLGLVRTIPGAADHDGLLRRVQAELFDLGAQLATPGAATERISREHVEALEREIDRLEEKLEPLSSFILPTGTPLAATIHVARTVCRRAERRVVTLAAQPGTSIPANAIEYLNRLGDLLFVMGRFANHAAGVADDPWHPATGPR from the coding sequence ATGAAGATCTACACCAAGACCGGCGACGCCGGCGAAACGGGCCTCTTCGGCGGGCCCCGTGTCCGCAAGGATCACGCCCGCATCGAGGCCTTCGGCACCGTCGACGAGCTCAACAGCCACCTCGGCCTGGTCCGCACGATCCCCGGCGCCGCCGACCACGACGGGCTGCTGCGGCGCGTCCAGGCGGAGCTGTTCGACCTCGGCGCCCAGCTCGCGACCCCCGGGGCGGCGACCGAGCGCATCAGCCGCGAGCACGTCGAGGCGCTGGAGCGCGAGATCGACCGCCTCGAGGAGAAGCTCGAGCCGCTGTCGAGTTTCATCCTCCCCACCGGCACGCCGCTGGCCGCGACGATCCACGTCGCCCGCACCGTCTGCCGCCGCGCGGAGCGTCGCGTGGTGACGCTCGCCGCCCAGCCGGGCACGTCGATTCCCGCCAACGCGATCGAATACCTCAACCGGCTCGGCGATCTGCTGTTCGTGATGGGGCGGTTCGCCAACCACGCTGCCGGCGTCGCCGACGATCCCTGGCATCCGGCCACCGGGCCGCGCTGA
- a CDS encoding AAA family ATPase has product MSDDERNQRRRKASDDGADDGGNADKRSKALEQFGEVWSGRHRIDGVFARDAELARIRKQIESTGRSFVVVGRSGVGKTALLRAAVQDLAARPAATAWRVVQTSADGLIAGHHYIGEWQGHVEELLKAGERRRRVAIWMTDLVKGLKTGRSSGGDTSVLDFMATAIERGRAIVFGEATPEIFESGFARHPRFGRLFDQIRVEPLAADVVPRVVAALAGERLGRARVPEGATLSWQPAAVERCAQLGQAFFPAQCPPAGAARLIEAVLEEDRLAGLVGRARTADATATEVAIPPTAVVEALVHLTGAPRVMLDDSLPLVMADVRQFFENRIVGQRQALDTVVDLVATIKAGLSDPARPAGVLLFVGPTGVGKTELARTLAEFVFGHADRLIRLDMSEFARADAVPTLLGSALAGEAALPSHGLLDRVAQRPFSVVLLDEIEKAHDTVFDLLLQLFDAGRLSRATGETVNFTQSVIILTSNLGAGAPPPAEFGFRPGAVPSTEEVVRGAVQGFFRPELVNRIGRIVIFEPLSKDDVRTIAQRELGQVLLRSGIVRRRLQVDIDRGLVDLLADAGYDPRMGARPLKRAVERLVVGPLAHVLAETGGDRLPALLHLRPQGDRVRVDAIHDDRTRRQDDLPVPRVAAPGDGRVRAATPDALRDWAAELRAAMDEALAAAAARDVDGRRSAIVAATGAGTFWDNPAAAREQLAELYRLERVAEALAAAGVEASRLVEVVGRIDRRGAAQRGAALAREIDLCQRQAALLRFAVLCDAPLRRRDALVVYETRDPAGRPHLDSLVTCHSAWARRLGYDVVTIHEEEGGAPAGGPAAQVVLQFAGAAAAGMLEAEDGFHEFADGRSTDRLVKVTVMPVVAEIDDVVTEVLDTSRDASGPSCRIRASQRRSGQAVVIHSRHPRAHAEGHARELLAAEIARQAGAAARPAAIVRRWWLGDNPDVRDPRTGVTLSRLKDVLDGQIQPLLLAFLERPPAG; this is encoded by the coding sequence ATGAGCGACGACGAGCGGAACCAGCGCCGGCGAAAAGCGAGCGACGACGGAGCCGACGACGGCGGGAACGCCGACAAGCGGTCGAAGGCGCTCGAGCAATTTGGTGAGGTCTGGTCGGGTCGCCACCGGATCGACGGCGTCTTCGCGCGCGACGCGGAGCTGGCGCGGATCCGCAAGCAAATCGAGTCGACCGGTCGGTCGTTCGTCGTCGTCGGCCGCTCCGGTGTCGGCAAGACGGCGCTGCTCCGCGCCGCGGTCCAAGACTTGGCGGCCCGACCCGCCGCCACCGCCTGGCGCGTGGTCCAGACCTCCGCCGACGGGCTGATCGCCGGCCACCACTACATCGGCGAGTGGCAGGGGCATGTCGAGGAATTGCTCAAAGCGGGCGAACGGCGGCGGCGGGTGGCGATCTGGATGACGGACCTGGTGAAGGGGCTCAAGACCGGCCGGTCGAGCGGCGGCGACACGAGTGTCCTCGACTTCATGGCCACCGCGATCGAGCGCGGCCGGGCGATCGTGTTCGGCGAGGCGACCCCCGAGATCTTCGAGTCCGGGTTCGCCAGGCATCCCCGGTTCGGGCGCCTGTTCGACCAGATCCGCGTCGAGCCGCTCGCCGCCGACGTGGTCCCGCGCGTCGTCGCCGCGCTCGCCGGCGAACGGCTCGGCCGCGCCCGGGTTCCCGAGGGCGCGACGCTGTCGTGGCAGCCGGCCGCGGTCGAGCGCTGCGCGCAGCTCGGCCAGGCCTTCTTCCCGGCACAGTGCCCGCCGGCCGGTGCTGCCCGACTGATCGAGGCCGTCCTCGAGGAGGACAGGCTGGCGGGCCTCGTCGGCCGGGCCCGCACCGCCGACGCCACGGCGACGGAGGTCGCGATCCCGCCGACGGCGGTCGTCGAGGCGCTGGTGCACCTCACCGGCGCGCCGCGAGTGATGCTCGACGATTCCCTGCCGCTGGTGATGGCCGACGTGCGCCAGTTCTTCGAGAACCGGATCGTCGGGCAACGGCAGGCCCTCGACACCGTCGTCGACCTCGTGGCCACGATCAAGGCGGGTCTCTCCGACCCGGCCCGCCCCGCCGGCGTGCTGCTGTTCGTCGGGCCGACCGGTGTCGGCAAGACGGAACTGGCGCGGACACTCGCCGAGTTCGTCTTCGGCCACGCCGACCGGCTGATCCGCCTCGACATGTCGGAATTCGCCCGCGCCGACGCTGTGCCCACGCTGCTCGGCTCGGCGCTCGCCGGGGAGGCGGCGCTGCCGTCGCACGGTCTGCTCGACCGCGTCGCCCAGCGGCCGTTCTCGGTCGTGCTCCTCGACGAGATCGAGAAGGCGCACGACACCGTGTTCGATCTCCTGCTCCAGTTGTTCGACGCCGGGCGGCTGTCGCGCGCCACCGGCGAGACGGTCAACTTCACCCAGTCGGTGATCATCCTCACGAGCAATCTCGGCGCGGGCGCGCCCCCGCCGGCGGAATTCGGCTTCCGCCCCGGCGCCGTGCCTTCGACCGAGGAGGTCGTCCGCGGCGCCGTCCAGGGGTTTTTCCGGCCGGAGCTGGTCAACCGCATCGGCCGGATCGTGATCTTCGAGCCGCTTTCCAAGGACGACGTCCGGACGATCGCGCAGCGCGAGCTCGGGCAGGTGCTGCTCCGCAGCGGGATCGTCCGCCGCCGCCTCCAGGTCGATATCGACCGCGGCCTGGTCGATCTCCTCGCCGACGCCGGCTACGACCCGCGGATGGGGGCCCGGCCGCTGAAGCGCGCCGTCGAGCGCCTCGTCGTCGGCCCGCTCGCCCATGTCCTTGCCGAGACGGGGGGCGACCGTTTGCCGGCGCTGCTCCACCTCCGGCCGCAGGGGGACCGGGTCCGCGTCGACGCGATCCACGACGACCGCACCCGCCGCCAGGACGATCTTCCCGTGCCGCGGGTCGCCGCTCCGGGGGACGGGCGGGTCCGGGCCGCCACCCCCGACGCCCTCCGTGACTGGGCGGCCGAGCTGCGGGCGGCGATGGACGAGGCGTTGGCCGCCGCAGCCGCGCGCGACGTCGACGGGCGCCGCTCGGCGATCGTCGCGGCCACCGGCGCCGGCACCTTCTGGGACAACCCCGCCGCGGCCCGCGAGCAACTCGCCGAACTGTACCGCCTCGAGCGCGTTGCGGAGGCCCTCGCCGCTGCCGGCGTTGAGGCGAGCAGGCTCGTTGAGGTCGTCGGGCGGATCGACCGGCGCGGGGCCGCCCAGCGGGGCGCGGCGCTGGCCCGCGAGATCGACCTCTGCCAGCGCCAGGCCGCGCTGCTCCGGTTCGCCGTGCTCTGCGACGCGCCGCTGCGGCGCCGCGACGCGCTGGTCGTCTACGAGACGCGCGACCCCGCGGGCCGCCCCCACCTCGACTCCCTCGTCACCTGCCATTCCGCCTGGGCGCGCCGGCTCGGCTACGACGTCGTCACGATCCACGAGGAGGAAGGGGGGGCTCCTGCCGGTGGCCCGGCGGCCCAGGTCGTTCTTCAGTTCGCCGGTGCCGCAGCCGCCGGGATGCTCGAGGCCGAGGACGGATTCCACGAGTTCGCCGACGGGCGCAGCACCGACCGGCTGGTCAAGGTGACGGTGATGCCGGTGGTGGCCGAAATCGACGACGTCGTCACCGAGGTCCTCGACACGTCGCGCGACGCCTCCGGCCCGTCGTGCCGGATCCGCGCCAGCCAGCGCCGCTCGGGGCAGGCCGTCGTGATCCACAGCCGCCATCCACGGGCCCATGCCGAGGGACACGCGCGCGAGCTGCTCGCCGCGGAGATCGCCCGTCAGGCCGGCGCCGCGGCCCGGCCGGCGGCGATCGTGCGGCGCTGGTGGCTCGGCGACAACCCCGACGTCCGCGACCCGCGCACGGGCGTGACGCTGTCGCGGCTCAAGGACGTGCTCGACGGCCAGATCCAACCGCTGCTGCTGGCGTTTCTCGAGCGCCCGCCGGCGGGCTGA
- the glnD gene encoding [protein-PII] uridylyltransferase, with the protein MDAAPDGAIPATAPGPGFPQRVVAAAAAVRALQAGLAEQRAQGRPAVAAAALAAERLDAIVTGLWEAIDTDPALAVRCQATLVAQGGYGRDEIVPWSDVDLLILHEPDAGAAVAAATRRLVQDLFDAGLQVGQGVRTVAEARRMAGTDATIFTAAIDARPLAGPPERCARLRAGLATMARRRWRRVGRMLLEARGEERAKHGDTVALLEPNVKRSSGGLRDVQLVGWLGFILHGTSRLDDLTAVGFLTPRDAAVVREANEFLLGLRIDLHLAAGRNADELSRDDQLRVAAARGIADRDGELGVERFMRDYFRHTRGVARIVAAIAARFDRPGVAVRAVSGVLGHRVDRSFRVGPLDVGLLPDARGAVGDPATVCRLVELATIYQLPIEPATWEVVRTAAAPPTGGSATTDPLDPATRERFLALFATPAGLATALRRLHDVALLERIVPAVAHARDLLQFNNYHKYTVDEHSIRAVEEAVRFGTGPGWLGEVWRGIGRPRPLLMALLLHDLGKGFVEDHSEVGARLAAESARRLALPDDEARVVEFLVRRHLAMAHLAFRRDSADPGLVVAFARDVGSPEVLRMLTLLTAADVAAVGPGTWTRWKADLLGDLYHRTLAYLDGEVPSRGAERHRHKLDALLAGGGHDARVAALARDLPLAYLRDTPPERILRELDQLVRLPAQGIHVQQEWDAATATLSITVATREDVAPGVFHRLTGALTSQRLEILAAAIHTLPGGHVVDRFVVHDPDQAGEPPRDRLAEIAAALRQALRADVAPAFARIWNPFAPRPAAGLPVRVVVDTGSSAESTIVEVFANDRPGLLYEVARALFTAGLSVKSAKIGTVLDQVVDAFHVVEADGAKPTDPERLEALRRAVEQAASPVVRP; encoded by the coding sequence GTGGACGCTGCTCCCGACGGCGCGATTCCGGCGACGGCCCCGGGGCCGGGTTTTCCCCAGCGCGTCGTCGCCGCCGCCGCGGCGGTCCGCGCGCTGCAGGCCGGTCTGGCCGAACAGCGCGCCCAGGGGCGGCCGGCGGTGGCGGCCGCGGCGCTCGCCGCCGAGCGGCTCGATGCGATCGTCACCGGCCTGTGGGAGGCGATCGACACCGATCCCGCCCTGGCCGTCCGATGCCAGGCGACGCTCGTCGCCCAGGGGGGCTACGGGCGCGACGAGATCGTGCCCTGGTCGGACGTCGACCTCCTCATCCTCCACGAGCCCGACGCCGGCGCGGCCGTGGCCGCGGCGACCCGCCGCCTCGTGCAGGATCTGTTCGATGCCGGTCTCCAGGTCGGCCAGGGGGTGCGGACCGTCGCCGAGGCGCGGCGGATGGCCGGCACCGACGCGACGATCTTCACGGCGGCGATCGATGCCCGGCCGCTCGCCGGTCCACCGGAACGGTGCGCCCGCCTCCGCGCCGGCCTGGCGACGATGGCCCGGCGCCGCTGGCGCAGGGTCGGGCGGATGCTGCTCGAGGCCCGCGGTGAGGAACGCGCCAAACACGGCGACACGGTCGCCCTCCTCGAGCCGAACGTGAAGCGTTCGTCGGGAGGGTTGCGCGACGTGCAGCTGGTCGGCTGGCTCGGCTTCATCCTCCACGGCACCAGCCGCCTCGACGACCTCACGGCCGTCGGGTTCCTGACGCCGCGCGACGCGGCGGTGGTCCGTGAGGCCAACGAATTCCTCCTCGGCCTGCGGATCGATCTCCACCTCGCCGCCGGGCGCAACGCCGACGAGCTCTCGCGCGACGACCAGCTCCGGGTCGCGGCGGCCCGTGGCATCGCCGATCGCGACGGCGAGCTGGGAGTGGAGCGCTTCATGCGCGACTACTTCCGCCACACCCGCGGCGTCGCCCGGATCGTCGCCGCGATCGCCGCGCGGTTCGACCGCCCCGGCGTCGCGGTCCGGGCGGTGAGCGGGGTCCTCGGGCACCGCGTCGACCGGTCGTTCCGCGTCGGGCCGCTCGACGTCGGTCTCCTGCCCGACGCCCGCGGTGCCGTGGGGGATCCGGCCACCGTCTGCCGGCTGGTCGAGCTGGCCACGATCTACCAGCTTCCGATCGAGCCGGCCACGTGGGAGGTGGTGCGGACGGCGGCCGCGCCGCCGACGGGTGGCTCCGCGACCACAGACCCGCTCGACCCCGCGACGCGCGAGCGCTTCCTCGCCCTGTTCGCCACCCCGGCCGGGCTGGCGACGGCCCTCCGCCGCCTCCACGACGTGGCCCTGCTCGAGCGGATCGTCCCTGCCGTCGCCCACGCCCGCGACCTGCTGCAGTTCAACAACTATCACAAGTACACCGTCGACGAGCATTCGATCCGCGCCGTCGAGGAGGCGGTCCGGTTCGGGACCGGGCCGGGCTGGCTCGGCGAGGTGTGGCGCGGGATCGGCCGGCCGCGGCCGCTGCTGATGGCGTTGTTGCTCCACGACCTCGGCAAGGGCTTCGTCGAGGACCATTCCGAGGTCGGCGCCCGGCTCGCCGCCGAGTCGGCGCGGCGCCTCGCGCTGCCCGACGACGAGGCGCGGGTCGTGGAGTTCCTCGTCCGCCGGCATCTGGCGATGGCCCACCTCGCCTTCCGCCGCGATTCCGCCGACCCGGGGCTCGTCGTCGCCTTCGCCCGCGACGTCGGCTCGCCGGAGGTGCTGCGGATGCTGACGCTCCTCACCGCCGCCGACGTCGCCGCCGTCGGCCCCGGCACCTGGACGCGCTGGAAGGCCGATCTCCTCGGCGACCTGTACCACCGCACGCTCGCGTACCTCGACGGCGAGGTGCCCAGCCGCGGCGCGGAACGCCACCGCCATAAGCTCGACGCGCTGCTCGCCGGCGGCGGGCACGACGCCCGCGTCGCGGCGCTCGCCCGTGACCTGCCGCTCGCCTACCTCCGCGACACGCCCCCCGAGCGGATCCTCCGCGAGCTCGACCAGCTCGTCCGGCTCCCGGCCCAGGGGATCCACGTCCAGCAGGAATGGGACGCCGCCACCGCGACGCTGTCGATCACCGTGGCGACGCGCGAGGATGTCGCCCCGGGGGTCTTCCACCGCCTCACCGGAGCACTGACCAGCCAGCGCCTCGAGATCCTCGCCGCCGCGATCCACACCCTCCCCGGCGGCCACGTCGTCGACCGGTTCGTGGTCCACGACCCCGACCAGGCCGGTGAGCCGCCGCGCGACCGGCTCGCCGAGATCGCCGCGGCGCTGCGCCAGGCGCTCCGCGCCGACGTCGCGCCGGCATTCGCGCGGATCTGGAATCCGTTCGCGCCGCGCCCTGCCGCGGGCCTGCCGGTGCGGGTGGTGGTCGACACGGGCAGTTCGGCGGAGTCGACGATCGTCGAGGTCTTCGCCAACGATCGCCCCGGCCTGCTCTACGAGGTCGCGCGCGCCCTGTTCACCGCCGGGCTGTCGGTGAAGTCGGCGAAGATCGGCACGGTGCTCGACCAGGTGGTCGACGCCTTCCACGTGGTCGAAGCCGACGGCGCGAAGCCGACCGATCCGGAGCGCCTCGAAGCCCTGCGCCGCGCGGTCGAACAGGCAGCCAGCCCGGTCGTGCGGCCGTGA
- the proC gene encoding pyrroline-5-carboxylate reductase produces MSAGSLRPVAFVGGGQMALALAEGFGRVGLIAAAEIAVHDPAPEATARFAARVPGVRVASDNAAAVRGAPLVFLAVKPQHAEAACREAAGALAADATVVSIVAGVPIATLAAWLGSSRIVRVMPNTPCLIGKGVSAVSRSASVPAAAAAEVARLLTTVGSVHDVDERLLDAVTGLSGSGPGFVTLLIEGLIDGGVKAGLPRALARELAVGTVAGTAALVAESGEHPAVIRDRVTSPAGTTIAGLAVLERRATRGALVDAVVAATDRAAELGRGSASG; encoded by the coding sequence ATGAGCGCCGGTTCGCTCCGCCCCGTGGCCTTCGTCGGTGGCGGCCAGATGGCGCTGGCGCTGGCGGAGGGGTTCGGGCGCGTTGGGCTGATCGCCGCCGCCGAGATCGCCGTCCACGATCCCGCGCCCGAGGCGACGGCACGGTTCGCCGCCCGTGTGCCCGGCGTGCGCGTCGCCTCCGACAACGCCGCCGCCGTCCGCGGAGCGCCCCTGGTTTTCCTGGCCGTCAAGCCGCAGCACGCCGAAGCCGCCTGCCGGGAGGCGGCCGGCGCCCTCGCGGCCGATGCCACGGTCGTCTCGATCGTCGCCGGTGTGCCGATCGCGACGCTGGCGGCCTGGCTCGGTTCATCGCGGATCGTCCGCGTCATGCCCAACACCCCCTGCCTGATCGGCAAGGGGGTATCGGCGGTGAGCCGATCGGCTTCCGTGCCGGCCGCCGCCGCCGCCGAAGTCGCGCGATTGCTGACGACGGTGGGGAGCGTCCACGACGTCGACGAACGGCTCCTTGACGCGGTCACCGGCCTGTCGGGGTCCGGCCCGGGGTTCGTCACGCTCCTCATCGAGGGGCTGATCGACGGCGGCGTGAAGGCCGGTCTGCCGCGGGCGCTGGCCCGTGAGCTCGCCGTCGGCACGGTGGCCGGCACGGCGGCGCTCGTGGCCGAGTCGGGGGAACATCCGGCGGTGATCCGCGACCGGGTCACGAGCCCCGCCGGCACCACGATCGCGGGTTTGGCGGTCCTCGAACGCCGCGCGACCCGCGGGGCGCTCGTCGACGCCGTCGTGGCCGCGACCGACCGGGCCGCGGAATTGGGCCGCGGGTCCGCCTCGGGCTGA